One genomic region from Conexibacter woesei Iso977N encodes:
- a CDS encoding cytochrome P450, protein MRATLPPGPRTPALVQTIGWWSRPTAYVERLRDRYGTRFTMRLLGQPPFVVLSDPDDLREVFTTSPEVLHPGEGARLLEPIVGANSVILLDEAPHLEQRRLMLPAFHGERMQRLTGLMTELTDRELDSWPAGEPVELHGRLQALTLEIILRAVFGLDEGDRLDRLRDKLTAILSFGESPLSLLPQAQERLRGRGRFGRFERDREAVDRELYALMEERRADPGDRDDVLAMLLAAVREDGSPMSDEEIRDELLTALVAGHETTASSLAFAFEQLARAPHVQERLASDEGGRYLEATINEVLRLRPVLPNAEPRLVKQDVTIGGHTYPAGSVLILAAALVHTDPRIYPAPHAFRPERFRDTKPGTYTWIPFGGGRRRCLGASFALLEMRLVLRASSERFTIHTAGPQQPTRRRMITITPGDGARVRLERRSRPAAAAADAEAALVA, encoded by the coding sequence ATGCGGGCGACCTTGCCTCCCGGACCGCGAACGCCGGCGCTGGTGCAGACGATCGGCTGGTGGAGCCGGCCGACCGCGTACGTCGAACGGCTGCGCGACCGCTACGGCACGCGCTTCACGATGCGCCTGCTCGGCCAGCCGCCGTTCGTGGTGCTCTCCGATCCCGACGACCTGCGCGAGGTGTTCACCACGTCGCCGGAGGTCCTGCACCCGGGCGAGGGCGCGCGGCTGCTGGAGCCGATCGTCGGCGCCAACTCGGTGATCCTGCTGGACGAGGCCCCACACCTGGAGCAGCGCAGGCTGATGCTGCCCGCGTTCCACGGCGAACGGATGCAACGGCTCACCGGTCTGATGACCGAGCTGACCGATCGCGAGCTGGACTCCTGGCCGGCCGGCGAGCCCGTCGAGCTGCACGGGCGGCTCCAGGCGCTGACGCTGGAGATCATCCTGCGCGCGGTCTTCGGTCTCGACGAGGGCGACCGGCTCGATCGTCTGCGCGACAAGCTGACCGCGATCCTGTCGTTCGGCGAGAGCCCGTTGTCGTTGCTGCCGCAGGCCCAGGAGCGGCTGCGCGGCCGTGGGAGGTTCGGGCGCTTCGAGCGCGACCGCGAGGCCGTCGACCGCGAGTTGTACGCCTTGATGGAGGAGCGGCGCGCCGACCCCGGCGATCGCGACGACGTCCTGGCGATGCTGCTCGCCGCCGTTCGCGAGGACGGCTCGCCCATGAGCGACGAGGAGATCCGCGACGAGCTGCTGACCGCGCTGGTCGCCGGGCACGAGACGACCGCGTCGTCGCTGGCCTTCGCCTTCGAGCAGCTCGCCCGCGCGCCGCACGTGCAGGAGCGGCTGGCGTCCGACGAGGGCGGGAGGTACCTGGAGGCCACCATCAACGAGGTCCTCCGCCTCCGGCCCGTGCTGCCCAACGCCGAGCCGCGCCTGGTCAAGCAGGACGTCACGATCGGCGGGCACACCTATCCCGCGGGCAGCGTCCTGATCCTCGCGGCCGCGCTGGTCCACACCGACCCGAGGATCTACCCGGCGCCGCACGCGTTCCGGCCCGAGCGCTTCCGGGACACCAAGCCCGGCACCTACACCTGGATCCCCTTCGGCGGCGGCCGCCGCCGCTGCCTCGGCGCGAGCTTCGCGCTGCTCGAGATGCGCCTCGTCCTGCGTGCGTCCTCCGAGCGCTTCACGATCCACACCGCCGGCCCGCAGCAACCAACCCGCCGCCGCATGATCACGATCACGCCCGGCGACGGCGCACGCGTTCGGTTGGAACGCCGCTCGCGACCGGCGGCCGCCGCCGCGGATGCCGAGGCGGCGCTGGTGGCCTGA
- a CDS encoding TetR/AcrR family transcriptional regulator, translating to MPRGHFDRSARKAATRTRLLEAAAKVYAAHGFAGATLDDVAEEAGLTKGALYGHFGSKDKLLVALMEEYLAAEIAEQISLFDRDETTWKRPQAGSDVWMRELDASPEAFRLLIEFWVAAARDEQMRERFAGGLEALRQMFAGFCADSAADSGLPVSEQGARNTADVMLGLSFGLGLMRVADGDHVSPALLGTALSVFIRALERDAELRDEIEDPERRAA from the coding sequence ATGCCGCGCGGCCACTTCGACCGCAGCGCCCGCAAGGCGGCCACGCGCACCCGGCTGCTGGAGGCCGCCGCCAAGGTCTACGCCGCGCACGGCTTCGCCGGGGCGACGCTCGACGACGTCGCCGAGGAGGCCGGCCTGACCAAGGGCGCGCTCTACGGGCACTTCGGCTCCAAGGACAAGCTGTTGGTCGCGTTGATGGAGGAGTACCTGGCGGCCGAGATCGCCGAGCAGATCTCGCTCTTCGACCGCGACGAGACGACCTGGAAGCGCCCGCAGGCCGGCAGCGACGTGTGGATGCGCGAGCTCGACGCGAGCCCGGAGGCGTTCCGTCTGCTGATCGAGTTCTGGGTCGCCGCCGCCCGCGACGAGCAGATGCGCGAGCGCTTCGCCGGCGGCCTGGAGGCGCTGCGCCAGATGTTCGCGGGCTTCTGCGCCGACAGCGCGGCGGACTCCGGCCTGCCGGTCAGCGAGCAGGGCGCGCGCAACACCGCCGACGTCATGTTGGGGTTGAGCTTCGGCCTCGGCCTGATGCGCGTCGCCGACGGCGACCACGTCTCGCCCGCGCTGCTCGGTACCGCGCTGTCGGTCTTCATCCGCGCGCTGGAGCGCGACGCCGAGCTGCGCGACGAGATCGAGGACCCGGAGCGGCGCGCGGCCTGA